The sequence below is a genomic window from Dictyostelium discoideum AX4 chromosome 5 chromosome, whole genome shotgun sequence.
ttaatttaaaaatttgaaaaaaaaaaaaaagaaaaaaatatctttatttttttttttttttacaattttatttttttttctatttttaattttacttaaTCGtagaaatcatttttatttttatttttatttttatttttaataaaatgaacaatcattaaaattgaaaaaaaaaaattttaataaaaattaatttccttttttttttttactctaTTCttagataaatttaaaaaattataaataaattaatttattttttcttttttttttttttgtggtggTTGAGCTCCcccttttgttttttttaattactcatttttttatttttaaatttttttttttttaattatttttttttttagtttaattttttttttaaatattttttttttttttttttctaatttattttattattatttttattattattattattattattattattattattaatgtagTGAGAGAATGGATATAATTGTTAATagtgatagtaataataaaaacaacaataataataattacaatagTACATCAACATCTGATATGGATATTCCATCTTCACCAACAATaactaataatagtagtggtgaTGATATAAGTACAAGTAGTAGTGAAGaaagtaataacaatattaatattaataataataataatcaaatagaGCAACAAAATGGAGAGTTCATTGAACcacaaataaaacaacagcaacaacaacaacctaatacagaaaatgaagaaaatgtaaatgtaaataacaataataaaaatggtaatttaattgatacaGATGatcttttatttaatcatAATTCACcacaaaaatcaaatgacAATCAAACAAAACTATCAGTTGATAAccaaaatgatttaaatagtattttttcaaataataataataataataataatgataataataataataataatgataataataatgataataataatgatgataataatgatgatgatgatgatgaggatgaggatgatgatgatgacaatACTCCCAACGCAAATGGTATTAAAGATAATACCAATGAGgatgataaagataaagtGGAAATAGCATCTTGTGATATAgatgataaaaaagaagaacaaaatgaaaaagaacttgataaaataattgtaaataatgatgaaattaatagtagtagtggtaatgATATTGTAAAAGTAACAAGaagtaatagtagtggtggtggtagtagtgtaaataataatgaaaaaatatatcttttaaaacatCCATTATCAGTGTCACCAATAACAAGCCCAACAATGGCACATTCAAATTCAAAcccaactacaacaacaacaacaaccacatcAACATCTGCAATTAATAATGGCTcaccaaaatcatcatcatttgtaGCTCAACCAACAATTGCAATATTACctgattttcatttgaatgaCGAAAAACCACcatcaaatacaaatacaacaactacaactacaactacaacagcaccaccaccatcaattTCTGCAACTAATAGTAGCGCAAGTATAAGTAACtcaaatagtattaatagtaGTGTCAATAGTAGTGGAGGTGGTAGTTCAATAACTCAATCACCAAATATTATCCTTGATCAACCACAAACTTCTTCTTCTCCTTCTTcctcaaatattaataataataatagtaataacaataataataacgtACAATCACCTAATATGAATAAAACGACAGTGGCACCACAACCAACAAATACAGGAGGAGGTGGATTCTTCCAAAGAATGTTTAGAAGAGAACAAAGTAAAACATCATTACCATCACCAAATAACGATAGAAAGAATTTAGATAATGCGcaaaatacaacaacaaataataataataccaccaccaataccataaacaacaacaacaataataataataataataataataataatagcaataataatgaaattaataataatccaaattcaattttaaataaaatttcaaatatttcacaaagtttacaaaatttaccaaaatcagcaaataattcatcaacaaACTTAACTGGACAATCACCAAATCAAAAGGAGAgacagcaacaacagcaacaacaacaacaacaacaacaacaacaagcaatAGTTAGTAATAATGGTACAATTGGTTTTGATGTTTCAGATAATTTAAGTAATTCAAGTagtacaattaataattcattaatgaGAAAGAGTAAAGGTGATTTTAGTAGATTATTAAAGGAGAATGAAATTTACTCATATGAGCATTTCCTAAGCAAATTAGAGAATACATTACCAATAAAATCATCAATCGATAGTTTTATACGTACACTAAAGAATAGAAAGGTGGCCAATGACGATTTGCGTGAGGCGTTATTGGATTTCGTTGATAATATGCAAAATACATTAACATTGGATCCACAATGGTCGCAATCGTCAGAGGAGGAATTAAACTATTCATCACATCATTTACAACAATACGTTTTGGAGAAAATCTATGATTATGTATTTCAACCAAGTGAAGAAGAGGCTAAGAAAGATCAAGATCTATCAATGCTCATTGATAAACTATCATTCATAACATTGGAGCATATGGAAATACCAATCTATGGGTTCAGTGAAGCAATGTGGTATAAGGctggtaaatatttattaaaaattaatttcacacAATCTTGTAGACATAAAGTTATGTACATTATGAAATGTTGTAAAACTATTCTCAAACATTTTTCAACtcatttaaaagaattatctGGTGCTGATTTCcttttaccaaatttaatttgggttttattaaaaactaatCCACCATTTTTACATTCAAATGTTATgtaagtttaattttttttaaaaaaaaaaaacaatccaatttattaatacacatatatatacaatttttattatatatagaTTTATAAGTAAATTTTCAGATTCATCAGATTCAGAAGCAATTTATTATCTTACTCAATTAATATCtgcaatttattttattgaaaatttaaaaccagaattattaaaaattgataaaaaagaatattataaattaatggGTACATCTTCACCAATAATATCAAGATCACCTTCATtacaatcattaaataataataataataataataatggtaataataataataatggtaataatactactactacaacaacaacaacaacaataacaaccacaaataataataataataataatagtattgaaGCATCACCAAGTATAAAagcaaataatttaacatcTTGTTTAATTGCAAATGATAATGCATTGGCAACATTGGTTGAAATGTTTCCAGATTGTGATACTCAATATTTAGTAGAATGTATAAATTACATTGAGTCAAGATCACCATCAACAATCTCACAACATGATTTAGTATTTAGAGTTACAAATTTAATAGCAGAGTTACAAGGTTATTGGACACCTTCtccaaaaacaaaatcaagcTCAACTCCAAATTCAaaacttcatcatcatcatcaacaacaacaccaccgtaataataataataataataataataataataataataataataataataataataataataataataataattcaacaattaatgaaaGTAACTttgtaaatgaaaataatgaatttggtaGTATtcaagaagaagaggaggaggatgaattaattaataataatggtagtgatgattcaaatggtagtgaagttgttgaaaatataattgaatcaataatgaatgaatcaaataaattaattgtaaatagtaatagttaTATTCaaccaaaacaacaacaacaatcacaaccaaaacaacaacaacagccaaataatcaacaaattgaaattcaaaaattacaaaatttaattgataaaagaGATGATGATATCTCTAaattacaacaaaaacaaaaacaagatCAAACGGAAATTTTCGAATTGAAAAAGAACCTCCAGAttagaaataaagaaaatagatcttttaacaattttgtaaattcattaaaaccaTCACCTGCAACTTATCATCAAACtaaaattgatgaattaaaaGTAACTGAAGTACCAATGTTACTACAAGaatataaacaaattattaatcaACTTAAAGCAACCCAAGAtgctttaaaaaaattacaacaacaacaacaactataacaacaataataattccaaagaaaaaaaaaaaaaaaaaaaaaaaaaaaaaaaaaaaaaacaaaccctagaaaatatttaaattattcaaataaaaaaacaattataaaatattttaaaaaaatcaattttttattatttgggtgtattgttttaaaattaaactaaaaataatcataattataataaaggttttaaaatatccaaaaaGGGTTTTTTAGAAATACCAACAAccaatgaattaattttgatttaaacttaaaataaaacgaaaatatttgaaattgaattcgtttttatcattattataataggaggacaaaagatttaaaaagcATGCAAAGATTGATCCAGATAtttcatatttttataattttatttttttttttaaaattatttttatttttaaaaagaggtataaaaaaaatttttttttttatttttttattttattttattaaccaccatctttattattattattataatacaCAGAAAGTATgaagtaattttttttttttttttttattattattattttaattt
It includes:
- a CDS encoding vacuolar sorting protein 9 domain-containing protein → MDIIVNSDSNNKNNNNNNYNSTSTSDMDIPSSPTITNNSSGDDISTSSSEESNNNININNNNNQIEQQNGEFIEPQIKQQQQQQPNTENEENVNVNNNNKNGNLIDTDDLLFNHNSPQKSNDNQTKLSVDNQNDLNSIFSNNNNNNNNDNNNNNNDNNNDNNNDDNNDDDDDEDEDDDDDNTPNANGIKDNTNEDDKDKVEIASCDIDDKKEEQNEKELDKIIVNNDEINSSSGNDIVKVTRSNSSGGGSSVNNNEKIYLLKHPLSVSPITSPTMAHSNSNPTTTTTTTTSTSAINNGSPKSSSFVAQPTIAILPDFHLNDEKPPSNTNTTTTTTTTTAPPPSISATNSSASISNSNSINSSVNSSGGGSSITQSPNIILDQPQTSSSPSSSNINNNNSNNNNNNVQSPNMNKTTVAPQPTNTGGGGFFQRMFRREQSKTSLPSPNNDRKNLDNAQNTTTNNNNTTTNTINNNNNNNNNNNNNNSNNNEINNNPNSILNKISNISQSLQNLPKSANNSSTNLTGQSPNQKERQQQQQQQQQQQQQQAIVSNNGTIGFDVSDNLSNSSSTINNSLMRKSKGDFSRLLKENEIYSYEHFLSKLENTLPIKSSIDSFIRTLKNRKVANDDLREALLDFVDNMQNTLTLDPQWSQSSEEELNYSSHHLQQYVLEKIYDYVFQPSEEEAKKDQDLSMLIDKLSFITLEHMEIPIYGFSEAMWYKAGKYLLKINFTQSCRHKVMYIMKCCKTILKHFSTHLKELSGADFLLPNLIWVLLKTNPPFLHSNVIFISKFSDSSDSEAIYYLTQLISAIYFIENLKPELLKIDKKEYYKLMGTSSPIISRSPSLQSLNNNNNNNNGNNNNNGNNTTTTTTTTTITTTNNNNNNNSIEASPSIKANNLTSCLIANDNALATLVEMFPDCDTQYLVECINYIESRSPSTISQHDLVFRVTNLIAELQGYWTPSPKTKSSSTPNSKLHHHHQQQHHRNNNNNNNNNNNNNNNNNNNNNNNNSTINESNFVNENNEFGSIQEEEEEDELINNNGSDDSNGSEVVENIIESIMNESNKLIVNSNSYIQPKQQQQSQPKQQQQPNNQQIEIQKLQNLIDKRDDDISKLQQKQKQDQTEIFELKKNLQIRNKENRSFNNFVNSLKPSPATYHQTKIDELKVTEVPMLLQEYKQIINQLKATQDALKKLQQQQQL